The genomic interval CTGGGCGCGCTGCAGCGCTGCTTGTCTCGGCCATCGTGCATCCATCGTGCCACTAAACTGGAGCGCATGTGTGGAATCGTCGGATACGTCGGCCCGAATGACACGGTCGAAGTCCTGCTCAACGGCCTGCGGCGTCTGGAGTACCGCGGCTACGACTCGGCGGGCGTCGCCGTCGTGGATCGCGGCGGGGAGATCGCGGTGCGCAAGCGCTCCGGGAAGCTCGCGCGACTCGAGGAGCTGCTCGAGGCCAGCCCGCTGAGCGCCTCCGGGACGGGCATCGGGCACACCCGCTGGGCCACCCACGGCGGTCCCACGGACGCGAACGCGCACCCCCATCTCGGGGACGGTGGCAAGCTCGCCCTCATCCACAACGGCATCGTCGAGAACTTCGCGGAGCTCCGGGACGAGCTCGAGCGCGACGGCGTCGAGCTCCTCAGCGAGACCGACACCGAGGTCGTCGCGGCGCTCGTCGGGCGCGAGGTCGCGCGGCAGGGCGATCTGGAGACCGCCTTCCGCTCCGTGGTCACCCGCCTGCACGGCACCTTCACCCTCCTCGCGATGCACCGGGACGAGCCGGGCAAGGTCGTCGCCGCGCGGCACCACTCGCCGCTCGTGGTCGGCCTCGGGGACGGGGAGAACTTCCTGGGCTCCGACGTGGCGGCCTTCGTCTCGTCGACGCGTCGGGCCGTCGCGGTCGACGAGGACAACATCGCCGTCATCACCCCCGACGAGGTGCGCATCACCGACTTCGCCGGTGCGGAGGTCGACTTCGAGGAGTTCGAGGTCGAGTGGGACGCCGATGCGGCGGACAAGGGCGGCTGGTCGTCGTTCATGGCGAAGGAGATCACCGAGCAGCCCGACGCCGTGGGCAACACGGTCCGCGGGCGCGTCTCGGCCGCGGGCGTCGAGATCCCCGAGCTCACCGCCCTCGGCGACGAGCGGCTGCGCGGCATCGATCGCATCATCATCATCGCCTGCGGCACCGCGTCCTACGCCGGGCAGGTGGGCGCCTACGCGATCGAGCAGTGGACCCGCATCCCCGTCGAGGTGCAGCTCAGCCACGAGTTCCGCTATCGCGATCCGGTGCTCTCCGACCGCACGATGGTGATCTCGGTGAGCCAGTCGGGCGAGACCATGGATACGCTCATGGCCGTCAAGTACGCGAGCGAGCGCGGCGTCACCACGGTCTCGGTCTGCAACACGCAGAGCGCCACCATCCCCCGGGAGTCGGACGCCGCCGTGTACACGCACGCCGGCCCGGAGGTCGCCGTCGCCTCGACGAAGGCGTTCGTCGCCCAGATCACCGCGCTCTACCTCGTCGGGCTCCATCTGGGACGGGTGCGGGGGACCCTCTCCGCTGAGGACTCGGCGCAGGCCGTGGCGCAATTCGACGCACTGCCCGCGAAGGTGCAGGAGGCCGTCGACACCCACGAGCAGATCGCGCAGCTCGCGCACTGGATGGCCGACACCCGCTCCGTGCTCTTCCTCGGCCGCCACGTCGGCTACCCGATCGCGCTCGAGGGCGCGCTCAAGCTCAAGGAGATCGCGTACATCCACGCCGAGGGCTTCGCCGCGGGCGAGCTCAAGCACGGACCCATCGCGCTCATCGACCACGGCCAGCCCGTGTTCGTGCTCGTGCCGAGCCCGCGCACCTCGCCGCTCATGCACTCGAAGGTGGTCTCCAACATCCAGGAGATCCGCGCCCGGGGCGCCCGCGTGATCGCCGTCGTGGAGAAGGGCGACACCGCGGTGCTGCCCTACGCCGACGACGTGATCCGTCTGCCGCTCGCCGACGCGTTCTTCGAACCGCTCCTCCAGGTGGTGCCGTTGCAGTGGTTCGCGCTCGAGCTCTCGACCGCGAAGGGGCTCGACGTCGACCAGCCGCGCAACCTCGCGAAATCGGTCACGGTCGAGTAGCCGACCGCGCAGGAAGCATGATCACGGGGATCGGCGTCGACACCGTCGGCATCGCGCGCTTCGGGCAGCAGCTCGAGCGCACCCCGAAGCTGCGCGAACGGCTCTTCGCACCGGCGGAGCGCGAGCTCCCGATCGCGTCGCTCGCGGCGCGCTTCGCCGCGAAGGAGGCGCTCATCAAGGCGCTCGGCGGATCCGGGGCGCTGCGCTGGTCCGACCTCGAGGTGGTGCGCGACGGGGAACGCGCGCCCGCCTTCGCGCCGACTCCCGGCCTCAGCGCGGCACTCGCGGCGCGCGGAGCGGACCGGGCGCACCTCTCCATGACCCACGACGCAGATCACGCCACCGCGTTCGTGGTCGTCGAGCACCTCGGCGAGGGCGGCGGCCCGGCCGCCGCGCACGATACGCTCGCGGTACGCGGCGAGGACAACGGGACGGGAGCCTCATGAGGACAGGATCGATGCGGGTCGCGGAGATCTCGCTGCCCGCGATCAGGCACAACGTCGCACGGATCCGCGAGCTCACCGGCGGCGCCGTGATCGTCGTGGTGAAGGCCGACGGCTACGGCCACGGGGCCCGCGCCGCGGCCGCGGCCGCCCTCGAGGCCGGGGCGACGATGGTCGCGACCGCCGACCTCGAGGAGGCGCTCGCGCTCCGCGAGGCCGGCATCGGGGCGCCGATCCTGTGCTGGTTGCACGGCGTGCGCGTCGACTTCTCCGAGGCGGTCGCCGCCGGGATCGAGATCGGCATCAGCCACGCGCAGCAGCTGGAGCATCTCGCGGCCGCCGCGACGCGGCTCGGCCGCACGGCGGTGGTGCAGCTCAAGGTGGACACGGGGCTCAGCCGCAACGGCGCGGCCCCGGAGGAGTGGGCGCCGCTCTTCGCACGGGCCGCGGAACTGGAGGCCGCGGGGGCGATCCGCGTCCGCGGCGTCTTCAGCCATCTTGCGAATGCCGGGGACGCGCACGATCGCGCGCAGGCCGCCCGCTTCGACGAGGCGATCGCCGCGCTGCGCGCCGTCGGGATCGAGCCGGAGCTCATCCACCTGGCCGCGAGCGCTGCGACCCTGACCTTGCCCCACCTGCACTACAACGCGGTGCGGGTCGGCGTCGCGGCCTACGGCCTCAGCCCCTTTGCCGACAAGACCTCTGCGCAGCTCGGTCTCGTTCCTGCGATGACGCTGCGCTCCGAGATCGTGGCGCTGCGCGCCGTGCCGGCCGGCACGGGCGTCTCCTACGGCTACAACCACGTCTGCGAGACGGCCACGACCCTCGCGCTCGTCCCGATGGGCTACGCCGACGGCATGCCCCGCGCGCTCAACGGCGCGGGAGCCTGGGTGACGATCGCCGGCGAGCACCGGCCGATCGTCGGACGCATCGGCATGGACCAGTTCATCGTCGACGTCGGGCCGATCGCCGGGCGCATCGACCTCGGCGAGCCGGTCGTGCTCTTCGGGGACCCCGAGCGCGGCCACCCGCCCGTGGAGATCTGGGCGGGGCTCATGCGCACCATCAACTACGAGATCATCGTCGGGATCGGGCCGCGCGTGCGGCGCATCCCCGTCGATGCGGAGCCTTCGGTGGCCGCGGTCGACGCCCCGGCCACCGCGGTCGGCGCCCCGGCTGCCGCGGGGGACGCGGCATGAGCGCGACGACGCTGCGGGTCGGCGACCCCGAGGCGATGCACGAGCTCGGCGTGTCGCTCGGTCGCCGGCTCGCGGCGGGGGATCTCGTGATCCTCACCGGTCCGCTCGGGGCCGGGAAGACGACGCTCACGCGCGGCATCGGCGAGGGCCTGGGGGTGCGGGGGCCCGTGCAGAGCCCGACTTTCGTGCTCGCGCGGACGCACCCGTCGCTCGGCGACGGCGCCCCGCTCGTGCACGTCGACGCCTACCGGCTGGGCGAGGCCGCGGAGCTCGAGGACCTCGACCTCGACTTCGACGGCTCCGTCGTCGTCGCGGAGTGGGGGAGCGGGCTCGTCGGCGCGCGGGACTCCTGGATCGAGGTCGTCATCGAGCGCCCCGTCGGCGGAGCCGCGGGTGCCGGAGCCGCTGGTGTCGGAACCGCGGGTGCCGGAACCGCGGGCGGCGAGCCGGCCGAGGAGGACTGGGACGAGGAGGACTGGGCCGAGGAGCCCGTCGAGGCCCGGACCGTCACCGTCGCCGGTCACGGCCCGCGCTGGGCGGACGGGGTGCTGGGATGACCCGCGGGGTGCGGCGACCGGGCGACCGGGTCCTCCTCGCCATCGACACCGCGATCGGGACGACCGTGGCGCTCGCCGCGGGCGGGCGGGTGCACCTCGCCGCCAGCGACGACCCCCGCGGTCACGCCGAGGCGATCGGGGAGCTCCTCGCCGAGGTGTTCCGGGCGAGCGGCGCCGCGGCCGGCGACGTCGAGGGCGTCGTCGTGGGCGTCGGCCCCGGTCCGTTCACCGGTCTGCGGGTCGGCATCGCCGCCGCGCACGCCTTCGCCGCCGGGCGCGGCGTGCCGCTGCTGCCCGTGCAGGGGCACGACGCGGTCGCGCTCCAGGACCTCGATCGGGGGGCGACCGCCTCGGTGCGGGTGGTGCAGGACGCGAGGCGGCGCGAGCTCTTCGTCACCGACTACGCCGGCCTCGACTGGGCGGGGATCCCGCAGCGCGTCGCCGGCCCCCGGCTCGTCGCCCGCGACGGGCACGTCGCACAGCCGGGCGAGCGGTGGCCCGAACGGATCCCGGGCGACGGCCTGCTCGCGCTCGCCGCGCGCAAGCTCGCCGCGGGCAGCCCGTTCGAGGCCGATCGCGCGGTGTACCTCCGCGCGCCCGACGTCGCCGCTCCGGGCGCGCCCAAGCGGGTGTCGACGTGAACCGGGACGACCTCGTCCTCCGGCCGGCCACGATCGACGACCTCGACGCGATCTGGCGGATCGAGACGGAGGTGTTCGGCGCCGAGGCGTGGAGCCGGGCGATGATGCGTGAAGAGCTCACGGCGGAGCACCGCTGCTATCTCGCGCTCGCCGCGGAGGAGTCGGGGGAGCTGCTCGGCTACGCCGGCCTGCTCGTCGTCGGCGCCGAGGCCGACGTGCAGACCATCGCGATCGCCGAGCCCGAGCGCGGCGGGGGAGCGGGGCGACGGCTCATGGAGACGCTGCTCGCCGAAGCGGTCGCCCGTGGCGCCCGCGAGGTCTTCCTCGAGGTGCGGGCCGACAACCCGGTGGCGCAGAGCCTCTACGCCTCGCTCGGCTTCGCCGAGATCGGGGTGCGCCCGAAGTACTACCAGCCGGAGGGCGTGGACGCCGTGGTGATGCGGCTCGATCTGGAGGGACGGGGATGACGGGGACGGTGCACGAGGAGCCGCTCGTGCTGGGCATCGAGACGAGCTGCGACGAGACCGGGATCGGGATCGTCCGCGGCCGGACCCTGCTGGCCAACGCGATCGCATCCTCCATGGACGAGCACGCCAGGTACGGCGGCGTCGTGCCCGAGGTCGCGGCGCGGGCGCACCTGGAGGCGCTCACGCCGACCATCGAGCGCGCGCTCGCCGAGGCCGGCGTCGAGCTCGCCGAGCTCGACGGCATCGCCGTGACGAGCGGGCCGGGCCTCGCCGGGGCGCTCATGGTCGGGGTCTCGGCCGCGAAGGCGCTCGCGATCGCGCTCGACCGGCCGCTCTACGCGGTCAACCACCTCGTCGGGCACGTCGGCGCCGATCTGCTGCAGGGCGAGGGGCTGCGCGAGGCCGTGGGCGCCGTGGGGGAGCTCGAACTGCCCACGATCGCTCTGCTCGTCTCCGGCGGGCACACCTCGCTGCTGCTCGTGCGCGACCTCATCGGGGACGTCGAGCTCCTCGGCGAGACGATCGATGACGCGGCCGGAGAGGCATTCGACAAGGTCGCGCGCCTCCTGGGCCTGCCGTACCCCGGCGGGCCCGAGATCGATCGCGTCGCCGCCGCGGGGGACCCCGGGGCGATCCGCTTCCCCCGCGGGCTCACCCGGCCCAAGGACCTCGAGCGCCACCGCTACGACTTCTCCTTCTCCGGGCTCAAGACCTCGGTGGCCCGCTGGGTCGAGCGATTCGCGGCGGAGCACGCCGACGACGGCGTCCCGATCCCCGTCGCCGACGTCGCCGCGAGCTTCCGGGAGGCCGTCGCCGACGTGCTCCTCTCGAAGGCGCTCGCAGCCTGCGCGGAGCTCGGAGTGCCCCGGCTGCTCCTCGGCGGCGGCGTCGTCGCGAACGCGCGGGTCCGCGAGTTGGCGCGCGAGCGCGCGGCCGCCGCGGGCGTCGCCCTCCGCGTCCCGCCGCTGTCGCTGTGCACGGACAACGGGGCGATGATCGCGTCCATCGGCGCGCAGCTCATGCGAGCGGGACGCGCGCCCTCCGGCCTCGGCTTCGGCGCCGATTCCACGCTCCCCGTGACCGAGGTCCAGGTGCGCTGAACCCCCCGGAGGAAAAAAATCGCGCGAAATGCGCGCGAAAGCCCCAAGCTGAACGCTATCTTTGAATCCTGTAGGGGGACCTCGGTCCTGTTACCCATACGAATCGAAGGAGCACCATGTCCGAGAACCTGCCCGGCAACGACCCGGCGTCCACTCCCGTCCCGCCGGCCCAGCAGGCCCCGGCCGCCCCGGCGTACGGCGCGCCGGCCGTCGAGCCGAAGGGCCTCGCGCTCTCCTCGCTCATCGTCGGCATCGTCAGCCTCGTCCTGGCGTGGTTCCTGAGCATCTTCGCCATCATCGGCGGCATCGTCGCCGTCGTGCTCGGCATCGTCGCCCGCAAGAAGGGGCAGTCGAAGGGCATGTCGCTCACCGGCATCATCACCGGCGCGCTCGCGATCGTGCTCGCCATCATCGCGATGATCGTCGTCGCGATGGTCGTGGGAGCGGCGCTCAACGACCCGAACCTGCAGCAGCAGCTCGAGCAGCTCGAGCAGCAGTAGGCGCGGCAGCAGGCAGCGCCCCGGGGATGCGATCCCCGGGGCGCTGCGTCGTTCCCGGGCCCGTGCGCCGCGGCAGGATCGGTGCGCGACGGCCGGATCCCGCGCCGTTCCGGGGTGGCGTCGAGCCGCCGGGCCCGTGCGCCGCGGCCGCCGCACCCCGCGTCGCGCGGGCGTCAGAGGCGCTCGGCGAGGAGAGCGACGCGGCGTCCCTCCGCACGCGTGAGGATCAGCGTCGCGCGGTGCGGACCCGCGAGTTTCAGCCGCTTCCGCAGCTGCGCGGGATCGACGTCGGCGCCCCGCTTCTTGATCTCGAGCGCGCCGATGCTCCGATCGGCCAGGGCGCGTCGGAGCTCCCGCTCCCGCACGGGCAGCTCCGCGACGACCCGGAAGGCGCTCGCGAAGGGGGTGGGGATGTGGTGGTCCGCCGACAGGTACGCGATCCCCTCCGCGAGCATGCCCGCGCCGAGGCGCTCGGCGAGCGCGCCGATGAGCCGGGCGCGGATGACCGCGCCGTCCGGTTCGTAGAGCACCGCTCCGATCCCGCGCGCCTCGGCGTCCGCGGCGTCGTCGGGGCCCGTGAGCTCGGCGACGGTCCCGTCGCGCACCACCGTCGCCGCCCGGCGGATCCCCGGCCGGGCGAGCGGGCCGAACCAGAGGCCGGTCTCGACGAGCTGGCCGTCGACGGACACCCACTGCGCCTCCGCGGTCTCGGGGATGAGCTCCCGGTCGAGTCCGGGGCCGAGCTTCACGCCCGTGGGCAGCCGCTCGGCGAGGCCGAAGGCGAATCGGAGGGACGGGGAGTAATCGTCGGGGGAGGCGAGGCGTCGGGTATCGCTGTGGCCCGCGGTGCGCCGCGCCGGGTCGAGGAACGCGCCGTCCGCGTCGCCCGGACCGAGCGCCTCGGCGTCGCCCAGGCGCACCTCGGGCGCGGGGGCGCCCGCGCGTGCGGCGGCCGCGCGGAGGTTGTGCGCGGCGAACGCAGCGGTCAGGGGGTCGAGCTCGACGGGGAGCGGCGCGACGCCCGCGGCGATCAGCGCGAGCGACTCGGCGCCGATGCCGCAGCCGAGGTCGGCGACCCGAGCGCAGCCGGCGGCCCGGAAGCGTTCGGCGTGCAGCGCGGCGGCCTCGGCCCGCGTGGCCTGTTCCAGGGCGGCGCGCGTGAAGAGCATGCCGCGCGCCCGCTCGCCGAACTTCGCGACGGCCCGCGCGCGCAGCTCCTCCTGGGTGAGCGCCGCCGCGAGGAGCGCGGGTTCGACGCCCGCAGCGCGCAGCGCGCGGGAGACGGCGTCGAGGGAGCGGCCGGCGTCGCGTTCGGCGGCGATCCGGTCGAGGAGCCCGAGACCCGCGGGGGTCGCGAGCTCCTCCCAGCCCGGGGTCACGCGTAGCTGGAGGTGGCGGCGCCGGCCGTGACGACCGCGCCGAGGATGAACAGCCAGAACGCGATGAGGACGATCCAGAAGGCGACCCCGATGTAGCCGATGATGAGACCGGCGATCGCCATGCCGCGGCCGTTCTCGCCGCGCCGCTTGATCTGCGAGAGGGAGATGTGCCCCATGACGATGCCCGCGATGGAGAGGATCGCGAAGCTGAAGAAGCCGACGATCGAGGCGATCAGCGAGAGGGTCGCGAGGACGTTCGTCGGCGCCGCGACGGCGTAGTACGCGGGCTGCTGCAGGTACTGCGGCTGCGGCGCGACGGGCGGCTGGGCCTGGTACTGCGGCTGCGGGTACTGGCCCGGCTGGGCGTAGGGCTGCTGCTGGCCCGTGCGGGGATCCTGCTGGGTCACGTTGCTCTCTTCCTGCGGTGGTCGCGATGGACGCGTCCGGTCATGCGGCTCAGTAGCTGCCGTAGTCGTCGCTGTAGTCGTAGCTGCCGAAGCCCTCGGCCAGGGCGCCGATGCCCGCGAACATCGCGAAGATGAGGCCGATGTAGGCGATGACCAGCAGCGCGACCAGGACGAAGTAGGCGTAGCTGATGATGAGGCCGGTGAGGGCGATGCCGCGCCCCGCGTCGCCGTTGCGCTTGATCTGGCTGAGGCCGAGATGGCCGAAGATGATGCCGGCGAGCGGCGCGAGGAAGGCCAGGATGATGGCGAGGAGGGCGAAGGTGTTCGTGCCCGCCAGCGTCGTGTCGGTGCTCGCGGGCACGGCGGGCCGGGGCTGCGGCTGCGCGACGTAGGCGGGGGCGGGCTGGGACGGTGCGGCGGGGGCGCCGTAGGGCGCGCCGCCGGGGAGCTGCGTTGCGGGGTAGGGCGTCGTGGGCTGGGCCTGGGTGTTCGCCTGGTCCTCCGGCTGCTGCGGGAAAGTGGGGGTGGACATGTCGCGCTCCTTCAGTCTCGCCGATGCTCCTCGGGTCTGCGTGCCCTCAGTCTACTGATGCGCGTCCGCGAGTCCAGGGCGCGGGCGGGGGCGACGGGCGTTCGCTGTCCGCGATCCTCACCCGACGCGTTGGCACTCCCCTTGCGAGAGTGCCAACGCGGGCCATAGACTGCACGGTAGACGCGCTCGCGATGTGCGGCGCGTAACCACACTTCACCATTCGGAAAGAGGTCAACTGTGTCGGTCGCCATCAAGCCGCTCGAGGATCGTATCGTTATCAAGCAGGTCGAGGCGGAGCAGACCACCGCTTCGGGTCTCGTGATTCCCGACAGCGCGAAGGAGAAGCCGCAGGAGGGCGAGGTCGTCGCGGTCGGCCCCGGTCGCGTCTCGGACAGCGGCACCCGCATCCCCCTCGACGTCGCCGTCGGCGACGTGGTGATCTACTCCAAGTTCGGCGGCACCGAGGTCAAGGTCGGCGGAGACGACTACCTCGTGCTCTCGGCCCGCGACATCCTCGCGGTCGTCACGCGCTGAGAGGCGTTCCAGCGGGCGGGCCCGCCGATCCACGACGGATCGGCGGGCCCGCCGCCGTTTCCGCGGCCCGTCGCGCCGTCCCGGCGGCGCGACCGTGCTCCGCTCGGGCGTAGACTGATCCGATGCAGCGGACACGTGCGGGCCTCGGATACGGGCTCGGCGCCTACCTGCTCTGGGGCGTCTTCCCCTTCTACTTCGGCCTCATCGCCATGGTCGGCCCCTTCGAGGTGGTGCCCTGGCGCGTCGCCATGACGCTCGTCTTCTGCGCGGTGCTCCTCACCGCGATGCGGCGCTGGGGGCCGTTCCTGGCGCTGCTGCGCACCCCGCGACTGCTCGGCTGGTTCGCGCTGTCCTCGCTGCTGCTCTACGCCAACTGGCAGATCTTCGTGATCGGCGTCATGACGGGGCACGTCATCGAGACCGCCCTCGGCTACTTCATCAACCCGCTCTTCACGATCCTCATCGGCGTGATCTTCCGCAAGGAGCCGCTGTCCCGCCCGCAATGGGTTGCGGTCGGCATCGCAGCGGTCGGCGTCGTCGTCGCGGCGGTCGCCTACGGGTCCTTCCCCTGGATCGCGCTCGGCCTCGCGCTCTCCTTCGGGCTCTACGGCGCCGTGCACAAGCACGCGGGCGAAACGATCGACGGCGTCAGCGGACTCGCCGCCGAGACGGTCGTGTCCCTGCCCGTCGCCGTCGTGCAGCTCGTCGTCGTGGCCCAGCTCGCGGGCGTCACCGCCTTCTCCTTCGGTCCGGGCGTCGCGGCGCTCGTGCTCGTCAGCGGCGTCATGACGGCGATCCCGCTCATCCTCTTCGGCGAGGCGGCCCGCCGGCTCCCGCTCGCCTACCTCGGGTTCCTCCAGTTCCTGACGCCCGTCCTCGGCTTCCTCTACGGCGCGTTCGTGACGCGCGAGGAGATGCCGGCGGCGCGGTGGATCGGTTTCGTGGCCGTGTGGATCGCCCTCGTGATCCTCGTCGCCGACATGGTGCGGCAGCTCCGACGTTCGCCGGAAGCGCAGCCGAACACCGCCCCCGTGCCCTTAGACTGAAAGCGGTGCGGGCGCCGCATCCGTGCACCCGCGAATCTCTGGCAGTCCCATCCCCAACACAGATAGAGGTTCCATGGAACAGCGTGACCCCTTCGCGTTCACCGGTCTCACCTACGACGACGTGCTGCTCTTGCCCGCGCACACCGACGTCATCCCCAGCGATGCCGACACCTCGACCCAGCTGACGCGGCGCATCCGGCTGAACATCCCGCTGATCTCGGCGGCGATGGACACGGTGACCGAGACGCGCATGGCGGTCTCCATGGCGCGCAACGGCGGTCTCGGGATCCTGCACCGCAATCTCTCCATCCAGGATCAGGCCGAGATGGTCGACCGCGTCAAGCGGAGCGAAGCCGGGATGATCACGAACCCCGTCACCACCTCCGTGGACGCCACCGTCGCCGAGGTGGACGCGCTGTGCGGCGAGTACCGCGTGTCCGGGCTCCCCGTCGTCGATCAGAACGACGTGCTCCTCGGCATCATCACCAACCGGGACATGCGCTTCATCGACCCGAAGGACCGCGCCCAGGTGCGCGTCGCCGACGCGATGACGAAGATGCCGCTCATCACGGCGCCCACGGGGATCTCGCGCGAGGCCGCCGCCGCGATCTTCAGCGAGCACAAGATCGAGAAGCTCCCGCTGGTCGACGGCGACGGTCGGCTCACCGGTCTCATCACCGTGAAGGACTTCGACAAGGAGGAGCAGTACCCCTCGCCACGAAGGACGACGAGGGGCGACTGCGCGTCGGCGCGGCGGTCGGCTTCTTCGGCGACGCGTGGAAGCGCGCGAGCGCCCTCGTCGAGGCCGGCGTCGACGTGCTCGTCGTGGACACCGCGAACGGCGACAGCAAGGGCGTGCTCGACATCATCGCCAAGATCAAGGGCGACCCCGCGTTCGCGAACGTCGACGTGATCGGCGGCAACGTCGCCACCTACGCCGGCGCGAAGGCCATCGTCGAGGCCGGCGCCGACGCGGTGAAGGTCGGCGTCGGGCCCGGCTCGATCTGCACCACCCGCGTCATCGCCGGCGTGGGCGTGCCGCAGGTCACGGCGGTCTACGAGGCGGCCAAGGCCGCGACGCCCGCCGGGGTGCCCGTGATCGCGGACGGCGGCCTGCAGTACTCCGGGGACATCGCGAAGGCGCTCGTCGCCGGAGCCTCGTCCGTGATGATGGGCTCGCTCCTCGCCGGCACCGACGAGAGCCCCGGCGATCTCGTGTTCGTGGGCGGCAAGCAGTACAAGAACTACCGGGGCATGGGCTCGCTCGGCGCGCTGCAGACCCGGGGCGAGCGCACCTCGTACTCCAAGGACCGCTACTTCCAGGCCGACGTGCCGAGCGACGAGAAGCTCATCCCCGAGGGGATCGAGGGGCAGGTGCCCTATCGCGGTCCGCTCGGCTCCGTGGTGCACCAGATGACCGGCGGCCTGCGCCAGTCGATGTTCTACGTGGGCGCGCGCACCGTCGACGAGCTCAAGGAACGCGGCAACTTCGTCCGCATCACCGCGGCCGGGCTCAAGGAGTCCCACCCGCACGACGTGCAGATGGTCGTCGAGGCGCCGAACTACAAGCGCTGAGCCGATCCTCCTCCCCGCGACACCCCCGCGCCGCCCCGTGCGGCGCGGGGGTGTCGCGCGTCGAGCCCCAATCCCGGCACCGGGGTGCCGGGAGCCGCCGTCGCCCCTGCCCGGGGCGTGCAGGGGGCGCGCTCAGCACCCGCCGGGTTCGCGCCCGATAGACTGGGCGGGTGAGCAACGAGATCGAGATCGGCCGCGGCAAGCGCGCGAGGCGCGTCTACACCTTCGACGAGATCGGCATCGTGCCGACCCGGCGCACCCGCGATCCGGAGCTCGTCTCGACCGCCTGGACGATCGACGCCTTCCAGTTCGAGATCCCCGTGCTGGGCGCGCCGATGGACTCGGTGATGTCGCCCGAGACGGCCATCGCGCTCGGCCGGCTCGGCGGGCTCGGCGTTCTCAATCTCGAGGGGCTGTGGACCCGCCACGACGACCCCGAGGCGCTCCTCGCGGAGCTCGCGAAGCTCTCCGATCCGCTCGCCGCGGTGCGGCGCATGCGCGAGCTGTACGCGGCGCCGATCCGCCCGGAGCTCATCCGGGACCGCCTCGGCCAGATCCGCGAGGCCGGCGTCACCGTCGCCGGCGCGCTCTCTCCGCACCGCACCGCCGAGTTCACCGAGACCGTGGTGAACGCCGGGGTCGACCTCTTCGTGATCCGCGGCAACACCGTCTCGGCCGAGCACGTGGCGCAGGAGGGACGCGAGCCGCTCAACCTCAAGCAGTTCATCTACGAACTCGACGTGCCGGTGATCGTCGGCGGGGCCGCGACCTACCAGTCGGCGCTGCACCTCATGCGCACCGGCGCCGCGGGCGTGCTCGTCGGCTTCGGCGGCGGCGCCTCCTCGACCACCCGGGTCACCCTCGGGATCCGCGCGCCCATGGCCACCGCCATCGCCGATGTCGCCGGGGCCCGCACCGACTACCTCGACGAATCGGGCGGGCGCTACGTGCACGTCATCGCCGACGGCGGGCTCGGGACCTCGGGCGATCTCATCAAGGCCGTCGCCTGCGGTGCCGACGCCGTGATGCTCGGCGCCGCCCTCGCGAAGGCGTCCGAGGCGCCCGGCCGCGGCTGGCACTGGGGGCAGGAGGCGCACCACGAGGACCTGCCGCGCGGGCAGCGCATGCCGGTCGGCTCCGTGGCTCCGCTCTCCGAGATCGTCAA from Leucobacter allii carries:
- the rimI gene encoding ribosomal protein S18-alanine N-acetyltransferase, translated to MNRDDLVLRPATIDDLDAIWRIETEVFGAEAWSRAMMREELTAEHRCYLALAAEESGELLGYAGLLVVGAEADVQTIAIAEPERGGGAGRRLMETLLAEAVARGAREVFLEVRADNPVAQSLYASLGFAEIGVRPKYYQPEGVDAVVMRLDLEGRG
- the tsaB gene encoding tRNA (adenosine(37)-N6)-threonylcarbamoyltransferase complex dimerization subunit type 1 TsaB → MTRGVRRPGDRVLLAIDTAIGTTVALAAGGRVHLAASDDPRGHAEAIGELLAEVFRASGAAAGDVEGVVVGVGPGPFTGLRVGIAAAHAFAAGRGVPLLPVQGHDAVALQDLDRGATASVRVVQDARRRELFVTDYAGLDWAGIPQRVAGPRLVARDGHVAQPGERWPERIPGDGLLALAARKLAAGSPFEADRAVYLRAPDVAAPGAPKRVST
- the glmS gene encoding glutamine--fructose-6-phosphate transaminase (isomerizing), which produces MCGIVGYVGPNDTVEVLLNGLRRLEYRGYDSAGVAVVDRGGEIAVRKRSGKLARLEELLEASPLSASGTGIGHTRWATHGGPTDANAHPHLGDGGKLALIHNGIVENFAELRDELERDGVELLSETDTEVVAALVGREVARQGDLETAFRSVVTRLHGTFTLLAMHRDEPGKVVAARHHSPLVVGLGDGENFLGSDVAAFVSSTRRAVAVDEDNIAVITPDEVRITDFAGAEVDFEEFEVEWDADAADKGGWSSFMAKEITEQPDAVGNTVRGRVSAAGVEIPELTALGDERLRGIDRIIIIACGTASYAGQVGAYAIEQWTRIPVEVQLSHEFRYRDPVLSDRTMVISVSQSGETMDTLMAVKYASERGVTTVSVCNTQSATIPRESDAAVYTHAGPEVAVASTKAFVAQITALYLVGLHLGRVRGTLSAEDSAQAVAQFDALPAKVQEAVDTHEQIAQLAHWMADTRSVLFLGRHVGYPIALEGALKLKEIAYIHAEGFAAGELKHGPIALIDHGQPVFVLVPSPRTSPLMHSKVVSNIQEIRARGARVIAVVEKGDTAVLPYADDVIRLPLADAFFEPLLQVVPLQWFALELSTAKGLDVDQPRNLAKSVTVE
- the tsaD gene encoding tRNA (adenosine(37)-N6)-threonylcarbamoyltransferase complex transferase subunit TsaD; its protein translation is MTGTVHEEPLVLGIETSCDETGIGIVRGRTLLANAIASSMDEHARYGGVVPEVAARAHLEALTPTIERALAEAGVELAELDGIAVTSGPGLAGALMVGVSAAKALAIALDRPLYAVNHLVGHVGADLLQGEGLREAVGAVGELELPTIALLVSGGHTSLLLVRDLIGDVELLGETIDDAAGEAFDKVARLLGLPYPGGPEIDRVAAAGDPGAIRFPRGLTRPKDLERHRYDFSFSGLKTSVARWVERFAAEHADDGVPIPVADVAASFREAVADVLLSKALAACAELGVPRLLLGGGVVANARVRELARERAAAAGVALRVPPLSLCTDNGAMIASIGAQLMRAGRAPSGLGFGADSTLPVTEVQVR
- the alr gene encoding alanine racemase translates to MRVAEISLPAIRHNVARIRELTGGAVIVVVKADGYGHGARAAAAAALEAGATMVATADLEEALALREAGIGAPILCWLHGVRVDFSEAVAAGIEIGISHAQQLEHLAAAATRLGRTAVVQLKVDTGLSRNGAAPEEWAPLFARAAELEAAGAIRVRGVFSHLANAGDAHDRAQAARFDEAIAALRAVGIEPELIHLAASAATLTLPHLHYNAVRVGVAAYGLSPFADKTSAQLGLVPAMTLRSEIVALRAVPAGTGVSYGYNHVCETATTLALVPMGYADGMPRALNGAGAWVTIAGEHRPIVGRIGMDQFIVDVGPIAGRIDLGEPVVLFGDPERGHPPVEIWAGLMRTINYEIIVGIGPRVRRIPVDAEPSVAAVDAPATAVGAPAAAGDAA
- the tsaE gene encoding tRNA (adenosine(37)-N6)-threonylcarbamoyltransferase complex ATPase subunit type 1 TsaE, which translates into the protein MSATTLRVGDPEAMHELGVSLGRRLAAGDLVILTGPLGAGKTTLTRGIGEGLGVRGPVQSPTFVLARTHPSLGDGAPLVHVDAYRLGEAAELEDLDLDFDGSVVVAEWGSGLVGARDSWIEVVIERPVGGAAGAGAAGVGTAGAGTAGGEPAEEDWDEEDWAEEPVEARTVTVAGHGPRWADGVLG
- a CDS encoding holo-ACP synthase, coding for MITGIGVDTVGIARFGQQLERTPKLRERLFAPAERELPIASLAARFAAKEALIKALGGSGALRWSDLEVVRDGERAPAFAPTPGLSAALAARGADRAHLSMTHDADHATAFVVVEHLGEGGGPAAAHDTLAVRGEDNGTGAS